From a region of the Triticum aestivum cultivar Chinese Spring chromosome 7D, IWGSC CS RefSeq v2.1, whole genome shotgun sequence genome:
- the LOC123165958 gene encoding disease resistance protein RGA5-like: MYAVAEVTMGSVIRELGNLLHGEYKLFKVARDNIMFLKAELGSMHVFLKKMSDTEEEPDEQTKCWVGEVRELSYDIEDNVYDFLLHSEHESNNTPQHGFRGFIDKCVNLLSHFSSKISFGHHHETIYEFQGLKRRVVEASERRTRYKLDGAVSKPTNKTIDLRLLALYAEAAALVGIEGPKGELIQLMMDEKSVSAGQLKVLVGFGGLGKTTLANQIYRQLETQFESRAFISVSQKPNIRKILRHILSQVGYAWKDTNKEIWDEDKLIRTVQQCLKNKRYFIVIDDIWDEITWNIIRCALPETMKGSRVITTTRIDTVVHPTLEGMRQILSLSYKNLPHYLKPCMLYMGIYPEDYTIEKSDLVRQWVAQDFISKAHGRDPEDVAEGYFDELVNRSIVQAVDTNSGEEVLSCRIHDMMLDLIIHKCREENFITTIDDLHDMAGLHDRVRRLSLNLDGVIDDTVLGTIHLSQVRILARFGTSAYKPSLSQFKHLRVLTLEFARANHGPVLLDLTGICHLFQLRYLKVFATLLVLPDKIRGLQQLETLELGALTNYVVQVSLPPDVVHLRRLLHLTIPYGTRFPEGIGNLTRIRTLRYFDLSWNSIDSIRDLGGLTNLRDLSINYTKFNSVADASKIRMDALSYALEKLCSPKSSSCCLLRRLHMMCKLPRVPNSIGELRNLHHLEIEVIEVLEDDVRILARLHSLIHLKLHIFGTPKQVTIFGMGFPVLKCFSITCTNISFLTFEEGAMSKLQRLGINFNAHGCEQLGAPPVGIQQLAGLKEVAVHIGGCQVEESDKNAAESALGNAIAVHPGGPSANIKCTNSWFCFEDFGLEDIKILRNLTKPLEGQMPIPQESM; this comes from the exons ATGTATGCGGTGGCAGAGGTCACTATGGGCTCCGTGATTAGGGAGCTTGGCAATTTGCTCCATGGCGAGTACAAGTTGTTCAAAGTAGCCAGGGACAATATCATGTTTCTTAAAGCTGAGCTCGGGAGCATGCACGTCTTCCTCAAGAAAATGTCAGACACGGAAGAGGAGCCCGATGAACAAACCAAGTGCTGGGTGGGCGAGGTGCGTGAGCTGTCCTACGATATTGAGGACAACGTCTATGATTTCTTGCTTCATTCTGAACATGAGTCCAACAACACCCCTCAGCATGGCTTTAGGGGATTCATTGATAAGTGCGTGAATTTGTTGAGTCACTTCAGTTCAAAAATTTCGTTTGGTCATCATCATGAGACCATATACGAGTTTCAAGGCCTCAAGAGACGTGTTGTGGAGGCAAGCGAGCGACGCACAAGGTACAAGCTTGATGGCGCTGTCTCGAAGCCAACGAACAAAACAATAGATCTTCGCCTTCTAGCACTCTATGCAGAGGCGGCGGCCCTTGTTGGTATCGAGGGGCCAAAGGGGGAACTAATTCAGTTGATGATGGATGAAAAAAGTGTGTCTGCAGGCCAGCTGAAGGTGCTAGTGGGATTTGGAGGTCTTGGTAAGACTACACTTGCAAATCAGATATATCGCCAACTAGAGACCCAGTTCGAGTCTCGAGCTTTTATCTCTGTATCCCAAAAGCCAAATATAAGGAAAATTTTGAGACATATACTTTCTCAAGTTGGTTATGCCTGGAAGGATACCAACAAGGAAATATGGGATGAGGATAAATTGATTAGGACAGTCCAACAATGTCTTAAAAACAAGAG ATACTTTATTGTTATCGATGACATATGGGATGAAATCACATGGAACATTATCAGATGCGCTCTTCCAGAAACCATGAAAGGTAGCAGAGTAATAACAACCACAAGAATTGATACTGTTG TGCATCCCACCTTGGAAGGAATGAGACAAATACTAAGCCTTAGCTACAAAAACCTTCCACATTATTTGAAGCCATGCATGTTATATATGGGTATATATCCAGAGGATTACACAATAGAGAAGAGTGATTTGGTTAGGCAATGGGTAGCCCAAGATTTTATAAGTAAAGCCCACGGGCGAGATCCGGAGGATGTTGCAGAGGGCTATTTTGATGAGCTTGTCAACCGCAGCATTGTTCAAGCCGTAGATACAAATTCTGGTGAAGAGGTGTTGTCTTGTAGAATACATGATATGATGCTTGATCTTATTATACACAAGTGCAGAGAAGAGAACTTTATCACCACAATAGACGATTTACATGATATGGCTGGATTGCATGATAGGGTCCGCCGACTCTCACTCAATTTGGATGGTGTAATAGATGACACGGTCTTGGGAACCATCCATCTCTCACAAGTAAGAATTCTAGCAAGATTTGGTACCTCAGCATACAAACCTTCTTTATCACAGTTCAAGCACCTCCGGGTATTAACTCTTGAGTTTGCAAGAGCAAACCATGGACCTGTGCTACTTGACCTCACTGGAATTTGCCATTTGTTCCAATTGCGTTATCTAAAAGTTTTTGCTACTTTATTAGTGCTACCAGATAAAATTCGGGGATTACAACAATTGGAGACATTGGAATTAGGAGCTTTGACAAACTACGTTGTTCAAGTTTCACTTCCACCAGATGTTGTTCATTTGCGCCGGTTGTTGCATTTGACTATTCCTTATGGGACCCGTTTTCCCGAAGGGATTGGAAACTTGACAAGGATACGTACTCTGAGATACTTTGATTTGTCATGGAACTCAATAGACAGCATCAGAGATCTTGGGGGTTTGACCAATTTGAGGGATCTTAGTATTAACTATACCAAATTTAACAGTGTGGCAGATGCAAGTAAAATACGTATGGATGCTTTGAGCTATGCCCTTGAAAAACTTTGCAGCCCCAAATCTTCTTCGTGCTGCCTTCTTCGGAGACTCCATATGATGTGCAAGTTACCAAGGGTTCCCAACTCGATCGGAGAGCTCCGTAACCTCCACCACCTTGAAATTGAGGTTATAGAGGTGCTGGAGGATGATGTCAGAATCCTTGCACGACTGCACTCACTTATCCACCTGAAACTGCACATCTTCGGAACTCCTAAACAGGTCACCATCTTTGGAATGGGATTCCCTGTTCTCAAGTGTTTTAGCATCACGTGCACCAATATATCATTCCTGACCTTCGAGGAAGGGGCAATGTCCAAGCTCCAACGGTTGGGGATAAATTTCAACGCACATGGATGTGAGCAGCTGGGTGCTCCACCTGTCGGCATCCAGCAACTGGCAGGTCTCAAGGAAGTCGCTGTACATATTGGGGGCTGCCAGGTAGAGGAATCTGACAAAAATGCTGCAGAGTCTGCTTTAGGAAATGCCATTGCCGTGCACCCAGGTGGACCTTCAGCTAACATCAAGTGCACAAACTCGTGGTTTTGTTTCGAAGACTTTGGACTGGAGGATATCAAGATTTTGAGGAATTTAACTAAACCACTTGAAGGCCAAATGCCG ATCCCACAGGAATCCATGTGA